One region of Camelina sativa cultivar DH55 chromosome 6, Cs, whole genome shotgun sequence genomic DNA includes:
- the LOC104793035 gene encoding haloacid dehalogenase-like hydrolase domain-containing protein 3 produces the protein MALRIRKATALLFSGGITQGTDRIARTGALLSRRISSASSSSSSAVVAEDDESGGVYGLGSVLKEYEDYRRSLYGDITHKALLVDAVGTLLVPAQPTAQIYKNIGERYGVEYSEAEILTRYRRAYQKPWGGSHLRYVNDARPFWQYIVTESTGCSDSHYFEELYSYFTTEQAWKLCDPDAEKVFKAIKEAGVKVSIVSNFDTRLRPLLRALRCEDWFDAVAVSAEVEAEKPNPTIFLKACELLGVKPEDAVHVGDDRRNDVWGARDAGCDAWLWGSEVTSFKQVAQRIGVKV, from the exons atggCGTTACGAATAAGGAAGGCGACGGCGCTTCTTTTTTCCGGTGGGATTACTCAGGGAACGGATCGGATCGCGAGAACGGGAGCATTGCTCAGCCGTCGGATCTCCtctgcttcatcatcatcatcttcagctgTTGTGGCAGAGGATGACGAATCTGGTGGGGTTTACGGATTGGGAAGTGTTTTGAAGGAGTATGAAGATTATAGGAGATCTCTGTACGGTGATATCACGCACAAGGCTTTGCTTGTTGATGCTGTTGGTACTCTCCTTGTTCCTGCTCAACCTACTGCTCAG ATATACAAGAATATTGGGGAGAGGTATGGAGTTGAGTACTCGGAGGCTGAGATACTTACTAGATACAGAAGAGCTTATCAGAAGCCATGGGGTGGATCTCATCTTAG ATATGTAAATGATGCGAGACCTTTCTGGCAGTATATAGTGACTGAATCAACAGGCTGTTCGGATTCTCACTACTTTGAAGAGCTTTACAGCTATTTTACTACAGAACAG GCGTGGAAGTTATGTGATCCAGATGCAGAGAAAGTGTTCAAGGCTATTAAAGAAGCGGGTGTAAAAGTTTCCATTGTGTCCAACTTCGATACTCGGTTAAGACCTCTCCTAAGAGCACTGAGATGTGAAGACTGGTTTGATGCTGTAGCTGTTTCAGCAGAA GTTGAAGCggagaaaccaaacccaactaTCTTCTTGAAAGCTTGTGAGTTATTAGGAGTGAAACCTGAGGATGCGGTTCATGTAGGTGACGACCGTAGGAATGATGTATGGGGAGCTAGAGACGCGGGCTGTGATGCTTGGCTATGGGGAAGTGAAGTTACTTCCTTTAAACAG GTTGCTCAACGGATAGGAGTGAAGGTCTGA
- the LOC104793038 gene encoding platelet endothelial aggregation receptor 1-like isoform X1, translated as MGNLKSLALLALLFSLSLAVFADTSTDATHAKDEVKPSTEATDGVEPQQGWGGGGCRYGCCGGWWAGRCRYCCSSQAEANVNEVVETVEPQQGWGGGGCRYGCCGGWWRGRCRYCCSSQAEANVNEVAETVEPQQGWGGGGCRYGCCGGWWRGRCRYCCSSQAEANVNEVVETVEPQQGWGGGGCRYGCCGGWWRGRCRYCCSSQAEAKKVMETVEPQQRRGCRLYGCCGSFTTGRCTACCSKPMATEKVKKKEEAKP; from the exons ATGGGAAACCTCAAGTCTCTCGCTCTCTTGGctttgcttttctctctctccctcgctGTTTTTGCGGACACATCCACTGATGCCACACATG CTAAGGATGAAGTGAAGCCAAGTACTGAAGCAACCGATGGTGTAGAGCCCCAGCAAGGCTGGGGTGGTGGTGGTTGTAGGTACGGATGTTGCGGTGGCTGGTGGGCTGGACGGTGCAGATACTGTTGCAGCAGTCAAGCTGAGGCCAACGTTAACGAGGTTGTGGAAACTGTTGAACCACAGCAAGGCTGGGGTGGTGGTGGTTGTAGGTACGGATGTTGCGGTGGGTGGTGGCGTGGACGGTGCAGATACTGTTGCAGCAGCCAAGCCGAGGCCAACGTTAACGAGGTTGCGGAAACTGTTGAGCCTCAGCAAGGCTGGGGTGGTGGTGGTTGTAGGTATGGATGTTGCGGTGGGTGGTGGCGTGGACGATGCAGATACTGTTGCAGCAGTCAAGCCGAGGCCAACGTTAACGAGGTTGTGGAAACTGTTGAACCACAGCAAGGCTGGGGTGGTGGTGGTTGTAGGTATGGATGTTGCGGTGGGTGGTGGCGTGGACGGTGCAGATACTGTTGCAGCAGTCAAGCCGAGGCCAAGAAGGTTATGGAAACAGTGGAGCCCCAGCAACGCCGTGGATGTAGGTTATACGGTTGCTGTGGAAGCTTTACAACTGGACGGTGCACTGCTTGTTGTTCCAAGCCGATGGCCAcggagaaagtgaagaagaaagaagaagctaagcCATGA
- the LOC104793037 gene encoding keratin-associated protein 5-2-like: MGNLKSLALLALLFSLSLAVFADTSTDATHAKDDVKPSTDATDAVEPQQRGRGGCRYGCCGSFAYGRCSACCSQPQTAEVEAEANDVVVEPQQGWGGGGCRYGCCGGWWAGRCRYCCSRSQAEEAENVEANVVEPQQRGGGGGGGGGFGGGRGGCRYGCCGGWWRGRCRYCCTSQAEANEVVETVEPQQRRGCRYGCCGSYAYGQCSACCSKKMGTEGETKKDEAKP, encoded by the exons ATGGGAAACCTCAAGTCTCTCGCCCTCTTAGCTttgctcttttctctctccCTTGCTGTTTTTGCGGACACATCCACCGATGCCACACATG CTAAGGATGATGTGAAACCAAGTACTGACGCAACCGATGCCGTAGAGCCGCAACAACGTGGTCGAGGCGGTTGTAGGTACGGATGTTGCGGCAGCTTCGCTTATGGGCGGTGCAGCGCTTGTTGCAGCCAACCTCAGACTGCGGAAGTCGAAGCCGAGGCCAATGACGTTGTTGTAGAGCCTCAGCAAGGCTGGGGTGGAGGCGGTTGTAGGTACGGATGTTGCGGTGGTTGGTGGGCTGGACGGTGCAGATACTGTTGCAGCCGATCCCAAGCCGAAGAAGCCGAGAATGTTGAGGCCAACGTTGTTGAGCCTCAGCAGcgtggcggcggtggtggtggtgggggtgGTTTTGGCGGCGGTCGTGGTGGCTGTAGGTATGGATGTTGCGGTGGATGGTGGCGTGGACGGTGCAGATACTGTTGCACCAGTCAAGCTGAGGCCAACGAAGTTGTGGAAACTGTTGAGCCCCAGCAACGCCGTGGATGTAGGTACGGCTGCTGTGGAAGCTATGCATATGGACAGTGCAGTGCTTGTTGTTCCAAGAAGATGGGCACGGAGGGAGAGACGAAGAAGGACGAAGCGAAGCCATAA
- the LOC104793036 gene encoding CYC02 protein-like, producing the protein MASYKFLVVLVLFATCLSLANSDPFRTTPSEQTETVVNLNDETDAKEPQQYGGGYNSGRCRYGCCYRGSYGCIRCCGYPNEETNSVETSKRGRGGCKYGCCGSYAYGQCSACCSRTQVAEKSTEQEASP; encoded by the exons atggcAAGCTACAAGTTTCTTGTTGTCTTGGTTTTGTTCGCTACCTGCTTATCTCTTGCTAATTCAGACCCGTTTAGAACCACACCCTCGGAACAAA CTGAAACGGTAGTGAATCTCAATGATGAAACGGATGCAAAAGAACCTCAGCAATATGGTGGAGGATACAACTCAGGTAGGTGCAGGTACGGTTGCTGCTATCGGGGAAGCTACGGCTGCATCCGCTGCTGTGGTTACCCCAATGAGGAAACTAACAGTGTGGAGACCTCCAAACGCGGGCGTGGCGGCTGCAAATACGGTTGCTGCGGCAGCTATGCTTATGGACAGTGCAGCGCATGTTGCAGCCGCACCCAAGTCGCAGAAAAATCTACCGAGCAGGAAGCTTCTCCATGA
- the LOC104793039 gene encoding protein STRICTOSIDINE SYNTHASE-LIKE 2-like — MMKLLMVVAISVVLLFNLTDFSGDRPKDGESMMSVHLPDFRLIPTTGASGPESFVFDISGDGPYTGLSDGRIVKWLANDSRWIDFAVTTSTREGCEGSHEHQRTEHVCGRPLGLSFDESTGDLYIADAYMGLLKVGPEGGVATRELDEPLRFTNGLDIDPRTGIVYFTDSSSVYQRRNYIGVMMSGDRTGRLMKYDPNTKQVTTLLSNLAFANGVVLSQNGDYLLVVETATCRILRYWLNETTTTTTRTPESRDSYEVFAERLPGFPDNIKRSPRGGFWVGLNTKHSKLTEFAMSNAWLGRAALGLPVDWMKVHSYWAKYKGNGMAVRLSEGSSGVVISEVFEGKNGNKWISISEVEERDGTLWVGSVNTPFAGMYKI; from the exons atgATGAAACTCCTCATGGTGGTGGCGATATCGGTCGTCCTTCTCTTTAACCTCACCGATTTTTCCGGCGATAGACCAAAAGATGGAGAATCTATGATGTCTGTCCATTTACCTGATTTCCGTCTGATTCCGACCACCGGAGCTTCGGGACCGGAGAGTTTTGTTTTCGATATCTCCGGCGACGGTCCTTACACCGGTTTGTCTGACGGTCGAATTGTTAAGTGGCTAGCTAATGATAGCCGTTGGATTGATTTCGCCGTTACCACCTCTACAAG AGAAGGTTGTGAGGGATCGCACGAGCACCAACGAACAGAGCACGTGTGCGGACGACCATTGGGCCTTTCCTTTGACGAATCCACTGGTGACCTATATATAGCTGATGCTTATATGGGCCTTCTTAAAGTTGGCCCAGAAGGAGGTGTAGCCACTCGTGAGCTGGATGAGCCCCTTCGGTTTACCAACGGTTTGGATATCGATCCACGTACCGGAATTGTCTACTTTACCGACAGCAGTTCGGTTTATCAACGGAG GAATTATATAGGGGTGATGATGAGTGGAGACAGAACCGGTAGACTAATGAAGTACGACCCAAACACGAAACAAGTGACCACTCTTCTAAGCAACCTAGCGTTTGcaaacggcgtcgttttaaGCCAAAACGGTGATTACCTTCTCGTCGTTGAGACCGCCACATGTCGGATCCTACGGTACTGGCTCAacgagacgacgacgacgacgacgaggaCGCCTGAATCTCGCGATAGCTACGAGGTTTTCGCGGAGAGGCTCCCTGGGTTTCCCGACAACATTAAGAGGAGTCCACGTGGCGGATTCTGGGTAGGTTTGAACACGAAACATTCAAAGCTGACAGAGTTCGCAATGTCGAACGCATGGCTAGGACGCGCCGCTTTGGGCTTACCTGTGGACTGGATGAAGGTCCATTCGTATTGGGCCAAGTACAAAGGGAACGGCATGGCCGTGAGGTTGAGCGAGGGTAGTAGTGGCGTAGTAATATCAGAAGTTTTCGAGGGTAAAAATGGGAATAAGTGGATATCTATAAGTGAGGTGGAGGAAAGAGATGGAACGCTTTGGGTTGGATCGGTGAATACTCCTTTCGCTGGCATGTATAAAATTTGA
- the LOC104699378 gene encoding transcription factor bHLH100-like has translation MCALVPPLYPNYFGWPYGDHSFYEIDDVTNTFLDFPLPDLTVAHENVSSEKSRILLDNPVVMRKLNHNASERDRRKKINTMFSSLRSCLPPNNQSKQLSVSATVSQALKYIPELQEQVKKLIKKKEELSFQISGPRDLVYTEKNGKPEKGVTSYASTVSATRLGETEVMVQISSLQTCNCSFVNVLNGVEEYGLVLVDASSSRSQGERLFYTLHLWMDNCKLNSEEISDRLLYLYEKCGNSCKSMINN, from the exons ATGTGTGCACTTGTCCCTCCATTATATCCCAATTACTTCGGCTGGCCTTACGGAGATCATAGTTTCTATGAAATCGACGACGTAACCAACACGTTTCTTGATTTTCCATTGCCGGACTTGACGGTAGCTCATGAGAATGTATCGTCGGAGAAAAGTAGAATATTACTAGACAATCCCGTGGTGATGAGGAAGCTTAATCACAACGCGAGCGAGCGTGATCGTCGCAAGAAGATCAACACAATGTTCTCATCTCTTCGTTCTTGTCTTCCGCCCAACAATCAATCG AAGCAGTTAAGTGTTTCGGCAACAGTTTCGCAGGCATTGAAGTACATACCAGAGCTGCAAGAGCAAGTTAAAAAGCtcataaagaagaaagaagagttgtCGTTTCAAATCTCGGGTCCAAGAGATCTCGTTTACACCGAGAAAAACGGTAAGCCAGAGAAAGGGGTCACAAGTTATGCATCAACAGTTTCTGCGACTAGGCTCGGTGAGACCGAAGTGATGGTCCAAATTTCATCGTTACAGACTTGCAATTGTTCGTTTGTGAATGTGCTGAATGGTGTAGAAGAATATGGGTTGGTTCTTGTGgatgcttcttcttcaaggtcTCAAGGAGAGCGGCTCTTTTATACTTTGCATCTTTGGATGGATAATTGCAAACTGAATTCCGAAGAGATAAGTGATAGGCTGTTGTACTTGTACGAGAAATGTGGAAATTCATGTAAATCAATGATCAATAATTAA
- the LOC109133398 gene encoding protein ORGAN SIZE RELATED 1, producing the protein MRVHDQRLRFDVTPKPMGLTGSSLITARSVAVLLFISLFLLILPPFLPPLPPPPATLLLLPLLLMVLLVFLAFSPSNEPSLAVDSLDP; encoded by the coding sequence ATGAGGGTTCATGATCAACGGCTGAGATTTGATGTCACACCCAAACCAATGGGTTTGACCGGAAGTTCTTTGATCACAGCAAGATCCGTCGCAGttcttctctttatctctctctttcttctgattcttcCGCCGTTCCTTCCGCCGCTTCCACCGCCCCCGGCGAcactcctcctccttcctctcCTTCTCATGGTTCTCCTTGTTTTCTTGGCTTTTTCTCCTTCTAATGAGCCTAGCCTTGCCGTGGATTCACTCGACCCCTGA
- the LOC104793038 gene encoding glycine-rich protein 3-like isoform X2, which translates to MGNLKSLALLALLFSLSLAVFADTSTDATHAKDEVKPSTEATDGVEPQQGWGGGGCRYGCCGGWWAGRCRYCCSSQAEANVNEVVETVEPQQGWGGGGCRYGCCGGWWRGRCRYCCSSQAEANVNEVAETVEPQQGWGGGGCRYGCCGGWWRGRCRYCCSSQAEAKKVMETVEPQQRRGCRLYGCCGSFTTGRCTACCSKPMATEKVKKKEEAKP; encoded by the exons ATGGGAAACCTCAAGTCTCTCGCTCTCTTGGctttgcttttctctctctccctcgctGTTTTTGCGGACACATCCACTGATGCCACACATG CTAAGGATGAAGTGAAGCCAAGTACTGAAGCAACCGATGGTGTAGAGCCCCAGCAAGGCTGGGGTGGTGGTGGTTGTAGGTACGGATGTTGCGGTGGCTGGTGGGCTGGACGGTGCAGATACTGTTGCAGCAGTCAAGCTGAGGCCAACGTTAACGAGGTTGTGGAAACTGTTGAACCACAGCAAGGCTGGGGTGGTGGTGGTTGTAGGTACGGATGTTGCGGTGGGTGGTGGCGTGGACGGTGCAGATACTGTTGCAGCAGCCAAGCCGAGGCCAACGTTAACGAGGTTGCGGAAACTGTTGAGCCTCAGCAAGGCTGGGGTGGTGGTGGTTGTAGGTATGGATGTTGCGGTGGGTGGTGGCGTGGACGATGCAGATACTGTTGCAGCAGTCAAGCCGAG GCCAAGAAGGTTATGGAAACAGTGGAGCCCCAGCAACGCCGTGGATGTAGGTTATACGGTTGCTGTGGAAGCTTTACAACTGGACGGTGCACTGCTTGTTGTTCCAAGCCGATGGCCAcggagaaagtgaagaagaaagaagaagctaagcCATGA